The Malus domestica chromosome 13, GDT2T_hap1 genome includes a window with the following:
- the LOC103452471 gene encoding putative pentatricopeptide repeat-containing protein At5g13230, mitochondrial → MLRLLSQRTLHSGNLASHSKTTALTTFSRCGFAAQAAQLPPPNFTTHPKLPSSEFDSHAYGVVLQHCIRNGDARSAMGLHCEILKKGGCLDLFADNILLNMYVKAGMLVDAANLFDEMSERNVISFVTLIQGFSDYGRFVDAVELFSGLHREGHELNQFVFTTILKLLVRTGWAELVWTVHACIHKLAHGSSAFVGTALIDAYSVCGYVNVARDVFDEVVCKDMVAWTGMVACYAENGCSEEALELFSQMRVIGFRPNNYTFTGALKACAGLEALNGGKSVHGCVIKSCYEGDLYVGTALLDLYTKFGDIEEARQVFQEMPKNDVVPWSLMVSRYAQSDRCEEALDLFCRMRQAFVVPNQFTYASTLQACATMEHLDFGMQIHCHVTKVGIDSDVYVSNALMGVYAKCGKIDDSMDLFVESPNRNDVSWNTMIVGYAQLGDGEKALMLFSGMIRCQVEATEVTYSSALHASSGLAALESGVQIHSVTVKTIYDKDTVVGNSLIDMYAKCGNIKDARLVFDKLKQRDEVSWNTMISGYSMHGLALEALKVFEMMQETNCKPNKLTFVGVLSACSNAGLLDQGQAYFDSMVQDYDVEPCIEHYTCMVWLLGRSGHLDKAVKLINEIPFEPSIMVWRALLGACVIHNDVELGRTAAKHVLEMDPQDEATHVLLSNIYATAKRWDNVAYVRKNMKRKGVKKEPGLSWIENQGTVHYFAVGDTSHPDMKLINGMLEWLKLRTLKAGHVPNCNAILLDVAEDEKERLLWVHSERLALAFGLVRAPSGSPIRIIKNLRICMDCHATVKLISKIVQRDIIVRDLNRFHHFQDGVCSCGDYW, encoded by the coding sequence ATGCTTAGATTGCTTTCCCAGAGAACGTTGCACTCTGGAAATCTCGCTTCTCACTCCAAAACCACCGCCCTGACAACCTTTTCACGATGTGGGTTCGCAGCCCAAGCCGCCCAACTGCCCCCACCAAACTTCACCACCCACCCAAAGCTTCCCAGCTCAGAGTTCGACTCTCACGCATACGGCGTCGTGCTCCAGCACTGCATCCGAAACGGCGACGCCAGGTCCGCAATGGGTCTTCATTGCGAGATTCTGAAGAAAGGCGGCTGCTTGGACTTGTTTGCTGACAACATTCTTCTCAATATGTATGTGAAGGCGGGTATGCTCGTTGATGCCGCTAACCTGTTTGATGAAATGTCCGAGAGAAATGTTATTTCGTTCGTTACATTGATCCAGGGGTTTTCGGATTACGGGCGTTTTGTTGATGCTGTAGAATTGTTTAGTGGGCTGCATAGAGAAGGCCATGAGCTTAACCAATTTGTTTTTACTACGATTTTGAAGTTGCTTGTGAGGACGGGGTGGGCTGAGCTGGTTTGGACTGTTCATGCTTGTATTCATAAGCTTGCGCATGGGTCTAGTGCCTTCGTTGGGACTGCTCTCATTGATGCCTACTCTGTTTGCGGGTACGTTAATGTTGCTAGGGATGTTTTTGATGAGGTTGTTTGTAAAGATATGGTAGCTTGGACTGGGATGGTAGCATGTTATGCTGAGAATGGTTGTTCTGAAGAAGCACTCGAACTCTTCTCTCAAATGAGGGTGATTGGGTTCAGGCCTAATAATTATACTTTTACAGGTGCGCTTAAGGCTTGTGCGGGATTAGAGGCCTTAAATGGAGGGAAGAGTGTCCATGGGTGTGTAATAAAATCATGTTATGAAGGGGATCTGTATGTGGGTACGGCATTACTTGATTTGTACACCAAGTTTGGAGATATTGAGGAGGCTCGGCAAGTATTTCAAGAGATGCCCAAAAATGATGTGGTTCCTTGGAGCCTCATGGTTTCACGGTATGCTCAGAGTGACCGGTGTGAAGAGGCTCTGGACTTGTTTTGTCGGATGAGGCAAGCATTTGTTGTTCCAAACCAGTTTACATATGCTAGCACgctgcaagcttgtgcaactatGGAGCATTTAGATTTTGGGATGCAAATCCATTGCCATGTAACCAAGGTTGGTATTGATTCAGATGTCTATGTTTCAAATGCCCTCATGGGTGTCTATGCTAAATGTGGAAAGATAGATGACTCTATGGACTTATTTGTGGAATCACCAAATAGAAATGATGTATCTTGGAACACAATGATTGTTGGGTACGCCCAGTTAGGTGATGGAGAGAAGGCGTTGATGTTGTTTTCAGGTATGATTAGATGCCAAGTCGAGGCAACAGAAGTGACGTACTCTAGTGCTCTCCATGCTTCTTCTGGCCTAGCAGCGTTGGAATCAGGAGTTCAGATACATTCTGTAACAGTCAAAACCATATATGACAAGGATACTGTAGTGGGTAATTCTTTAATAGATATGTATGCCAAATGTGGGAACATTAAAGATGCTCGCCTGGTGTTTGATAAGTTGAAGCAACGAGATGAGGTCTCATGGAATACCATGATCTCAGGGTATTCTATGCATGGCCTTGCCCTTGAGGCTCTAAAAGTTTTTGAAATGATGCAGGAAACAAATTGCAAACCAAACAAGTTAACTTTTGTTGGTGTCCTGTCAGCATGCAGCAATGCAGGACTTCTAGATCAAGGACAAGCTTATTTTGATTCTATGGTACAAGACTATGATGTTGAACCATGCATAGAGCACTACACTTGTATGGTCTGGCTTTTAGGGCGATCAGGCCATCTTGATAAGGCCGTGAAGTTGATTAATGAAATCCCATTTGAACCTAGTATTATGGTGTGGCGTGCTTTGCTCGGAGCTTGTGTTATCCATAATGATGTCGAACTTGGAAGGACGGCTGCCAAGCATGTTCTTGAAATGGATCCTCAGGATGAGGCGACCCATGTGTTATTGTCAAACATATATGCCACCGCGAAGAGATGGGATAATGTAGCTTATGTTAgaaaaaacatgaaaaggaaaGGAGTAAAGAAGGAACCCGGCTTAAGTTGGATTGAGAACCAGGGCACAGTTCATTATTTCGCTGTGGGCGATACTTCACATCCTGATATGAAACTGATCAATGGCATGCTGGAATGGTTGAAATTGAGAACCTTGAAGGCAGGACATGTTCCCAATTGTAATGCCATTTTGCTTGATGTGGCAGAGGATGAAAAGGAGCGTCTCTTGTGGGTACACAGTGAAAGATTAGCTCTAGCATTTGGGCTGGTTAGAGCACCATCTGGGAGCCCCATTCGTATCATTAAAAATCTTCGGATATGTATGGATTGCCATGCCACAGTGAAGTTAATATCAAAGATTGTGCAGCGAGATATTATTGTTAGAGATCTCAATCGATTCCATCACTTTCAGGATGGAGTTTGCTCTTGTGGTGATTACTGGTGA
- the LOC103452469 gene encoding small ribosomal subunit protein eS27y-like — translation MVLQNDIDLLHPPAELEKRKHKLKRLVQTPNSFFMDVKCQGCFSITTVFSHSQTVVVCGNCQTVLCQPTGGRARLTEGCSFRRKGD, via the exons ATG GTGCTTCAGAACGATATCGATTTGCTTCACCCGCCAGCTGAGCTCGAGAAGAGGAAGCACAAGCTCAAGAGGCTTGTGCAGACTCCCAACTCTTTTTTCATG GATGTTAAGTGCCAAGGATGCTTCAGCAT AACCACCGTGTTCAGTCACTCACAAACAGTTGTGGTGTGCGGTAACTGCCAGACGGTGTTGTGCCAGCCTACTGGAGGACGTGCCAGGCTCACCGAAGGTTGCTCCTTCAGAAGAAAGGGAGACTGA